Proteins co-encoded in one Neovison vison isolate M4711 chromosome 9, ASM_NN_V1, whole genome shotgun sequence genomic window:
- the ENTPD8 gene encoding ectonucleoside triphosphate diphosphohydrolase 8 — protein MGLTWKKRVLAALQGAAVASGLTTLILILVEATSVLLPAETKFGVVFDAGSSHTSLFVYQWPADKENNTGVVSQALACQVKGPGISSYASDPAQAGESLEDCLAEALALVPEARRRETPVFLGATAGMRLLSQKNSSQAGDILAAISRVLGRSPLDFWGAELLAGQDEGALGWITINYILGMLVKYSFSGEWIRPLEGPLVGALDMGGASTQITFVPGGPILDKSTQATFRLYGSEHSVYTHSYLCFGRDQMLTRLLAQLLQSSPGPLIRHPCYHSGYWATLSPATLYESPCVHTTPPPGLAWNLTVEGTGNPEACVSAIRGLFNFSSCEGRGHCAFNGVYQPPVRGQFYAFSNFYYTFHFLNVTSKQPLATVNATVWEFCQRPWKQVEASSPGQDHWLRDYCASGLYILTLLLEGYGFREDTWSSIEFRKQLGGMDIGWTLGYTLNLTSMIPAQPPARWQAESYGVWAAGVVFAVLTVVATLGATAVHLLWPRG, from the exons ATGGGGCTGACCTGGAAGAAGCGGGTCCTGGCGGCCCTGCAGGGGGCTGCGGTGGCCTCAGGCCTCACCACGCTCATTCTCATCCTGGTGGAGGCCACCAGTGTCCTCTTGCCTGCAGAGACCAAG TTTGGGGTCGTGTTTGACGCCGGGTCCTCCCACACGTCCCTCTTTGTGTACCAGTGGCCGGCAGACAAGGAGAATAACACAGGTGTGGTCAGCCAGGCCCTGGCCTGCCAGGTGAAAG GGCCTGGAATCTCCTCCTACGCCTCGGATCCTGCCCAGGCTGGCGAGAGCCTGGAGGACTGCCTGGCGGAGGCACTGGCGCTGGTCCCGGAGGCTCGGCGTCGGGAAACGCCCGTGTTCCTTGGGGCCACAGCCGGCATGAGGCTGCTCAG CCAGAAGAACAGCTCCCAGGCGGGAGACATCCTCGCGGCGATCAGTCGGGTCCTGGGCCGGTCTCCCCTGGACTTCTGGGGTGCTGAGCTCCTGGCTGGGCAGGATGAAGGTGCCTTAGGTTGGATTACCATCAACTACATCCTGGGCATGCTGGTCAAG TATTCCTTCTCTGGAGAATGGATCCGGCCTCTGGAGGGGCCCCTGGTGGGCGCCCTGGACATGGGTGGGGCCTCCACCCAGATCACCTTTGTGCCCGGAGGCCCCATACTGGACAAGAGCACCCAGGCCACCTTCCGCCTCTACGGCTCTGAGCACAGCGTCTACACCCACAGCTACCTCTGTTTCGGGCGTGACCAGATGCTgaccaggctcctggctcagctgcTGCAG AGCAGCCCCGGCCCCCTGATCCGCCATCCGTGCTACCACAGTGGCTACTGGGCCACGCTGTCCCCAGCGACCCTGTATGAGTCACCCTGTGTCCACACCACACCccccccaggcctggcctggAACCTCACTGTGGAGGGAACAGGGAACCCCGAGGCCTGCGTCTCTGCTATCCGGGGCCTCTTCAACTTCTCCAGCTGCGAGGGCCGAGGACACTGTGCCTTCAATGGGGTCTACCAGCCCCCCGTGCGGGGCCAGTTCTAC GCCTTCTCCAACTTCTACTACACCTTCCACTTCCTGAACGTCACCTCCAAGCAGCCGCTGGCCACCGTCAACGCCACTGTCTGGGAGTTCTGCCAGAGGCCCTGGAAGCAG GTAGAGGCAAGCTCGCCCGGGCAGGACCACTGGCTTCGTGACTACTGTGCCTCGGGCCTGTACATACTCACGCTGCTGCTCGAGGGCTATGGGTTCAGGGAGGACACCTGGTCCAGCATTGAGTTCCGGAAGCAG TTGGGCGGCATGGATATCGGCTGGACGCTGGGCTACACGCTGAACCTGACCAGCATGATCCCAGCCCAGCCGCCCGCCCGCTGGCAGGCAGAGAGCTACGGCGTCTGGGCGGCTGGAGTCGTCTTCGCCGTGCTGACTGTCGTGGCTACCCTCGGGGCCACTGCCGTCCACCTCCTCTGGCCCCGGGGCTGA